A stretch of the Pseudomonadota bacterium genome encodes the following:
- a CDS encoding sigma-54 dependent transcriptional regulator gives MIKNKPISILVVDDDPSHRFMLRTMIEDWGWLVEETDDGSSAVEAVYKKPFDAILMDVRMTRMDGMTALGKIHNYNPAIPIVIMTAFSSIDAAVEAIKSGAHDYLTKPLNFERLKSTFINALNHKNTMGKSNSKQEPILRTAIIGGSPPIKELLEMISHVAPSEATVLITGESGTGKELIARAVHENSKRQQAPFITVNCAALVENLLESELFGHEKGSFTGADRRREGKFFQADNGTLFLDEIGEMSPAMQAKLLRVLQENEIQRVGGQETIKINVRVVTATNRTLEDEVRAGTFREDLFYRLNVVTLAVPSLRERQEDIPVLAEHFLNKYSQKNNRQVAGITPQCMDLMIRYPWPGNVRELENAVERGIILMRGDYLDEKDLPFSMLRWAEKQLPGTETTDTQPSTLEAAEKEVILKTLEECGGNKSEAARRLNITRKTLLSKLNKYQDK, from the coding sequence ATGATTAAAAACAAACCCATATCCATACTGGTTGTCGATGACGATCCATCGCACCGGTTTATGCTTCGTACGATGATCGAGGACTGGGGCTGGCTTGTTGAAGAGACTGATGACGGCAGCTCGGCTGTTGAGGCAGTCTATAAAAAACCCTTTGATGCGATACTCATGGACGTCCGGATGACCAGAATGGACGGCATGACCGCCCTTGGCAAAATCCACAATTACAACCCGGCAATCCCCATTGTCATCATGACCGCCTTTTCATCTATTGATGCTGCAGTTGAGGCGATCAAATCAGGGGCCCATGATTATCTCACCAAACCGCTTAATTTTGAACGCCTGAAATCAACTTTCATCAATGCACTGAATCACAAAAACACCATGGGCAAGAGCAATTCCAAACAGGAACCTATCCTCAGAACCGCAATCATCGGAGGATCTCCACCTATTAAGGAACTCCTGGAAATGATTTCCCATGTGGCCCCCTCGGAAGCTACAGTGCTGATCACCGGCGAATCCGGCACCGGCAAGGAACTTATCGCCCGCGCCGTCCACGAAAACAGCAAACGGCAGCAGGCGCCTTTCATTACGGTAAACTGTGCGGCCCTGGTTGAAAATCTACTTGAGTCCGAACTTTTCGGCCATGAAAAGGGGTCTTTCACCGGGGCTGACCGACGGCGTGAAGGGAAGTTTTTCCAGGCGGACAACGGTACCCTTTTTCTGGATGAAATCGGCGAAATGTCTCCGGCCATGCAGGCAAAATTACTCAGAGTCTTACAGGAGAACGAAATCCAGCGGGTCGGCGGTCAGGAAACCATCAAAATCAATGTCCGGGTGGTCACCGCCACAAACCGTACCCTGGAAGATGAAGTCAGGGCCGGAACCTTCAGGGAAGACCTTTTCTATCGCCTCAATGTGGTTACCCTTGCAGTACCATCCTTGAGGGAGAGACAGGAAGATATCCCTGTCCTTGCAGAGCATTTTCTCAACAAATATTCACAGAAGAATAATCGACAGGTCGCCGGCATCACCCCGCAATGCATGGATCTCATGATTCGCTATCCCTGGCCCGGAAACGTCCGTGAACTGGAAAATGCCGTGGAACGCGGCATAATACTCATGCGCGGCGATTATCTCGACGAAAAGGACCTGCCCTTTTCAATGCTGCGCTGGGCTGAAAAGCAGTTGCCAGGAACCGAAACGACAGATACCCAGCCTTCAACCCTTGAAGCGGCTGAAAAAGAAGTTATCCTTAAGACGCTAGAGGAATGCGGCGGCAATAAAAGCGAAGCGGCAAGGCGGCTCAACATCACCCGCAAGACCCTGCTCAGTAAATTGAATAAATATCAGGATAAATAA
- a CDS encoding thiamine biosynthesis protein has protein sequence MHKDPVGALALFSGGLDSILSCRLTMSLGIKVTAIRFVTPFFGYELLKNEKAYRAGVKEKYGIDVRLHDVSEPYLKLLRDPAHGYGKNFNPCLDCKIFLVSEARKLMPRYQASFIITGEVVGQRPMSQRKDTLRVVERDSGCDGILVRPLCAKNMMPTRVEEDGLVDRERLLGFSGRGRSDQIRLAAEFGITDYPRPGGGCVLTDPILSKRIESYYNDHEIVMVENVRLLQAGRQFQLPGGGWLVMGRDAAENKKVKELRQPGDLVLKMKSRPGPTAILRFGDDPDDRKLAAGLVVRYGRKVKKANKEARVILTQGREKSEIIASPLDDVII, from the coding sequence ATGCATAAAGATCCGGTAGGCGCCCTGGCCCTGTTTTCAGGAGGACTCGACAGCATCCTTTCCTGTCGCCTGACCATGTCCCTGGGCATTAAGGTCACTGCCATACGATTTGTCACGCCGTTTTTCGGGTACGAACTGCTTAAAAATGAAAAGGCATACAGAGCGGGAGTGAAGGAAAAATATGGAATTGACGTCCGTCTCCACGATGTAAGCGAACCGTATCTCAAGCTTTTGCGTGATCCGGCGCACGGCTATGGCAAAAATTTCAACCCGTGTCTTGATTGCAAAATTTTCCTGGTCTCCGAAGCGAGGAAACTCATGCCCCGATACCAGGCCTCTTTTATCATTACCGGTGAGGTTGTCGGCCAGCGCCCCATGTCGCAACGCAAGGATACCTTGCGGGTTGTGGAACGTGACAGCGGTTGTGACGGTATACTGGTTCGACCGCTGTGTGCAAAAAACATGATGCCCACCAGAGTTGAAGAAGACGGGCTGGTTGACCGGGAACGACTCCTCGGATTCAGCGGCAGGGGAAGATCCGACCAGATCAGACTTGCGGCGGAGTTCGGGATCACTGATTATCCCAGACCCGGCGGCGGCTGTGTCTTGACCGATCCCATTTTAAGCAAACGCATTGAATCGTATTATAATGATCATGAAATTGTCATGGTTGAAAATGTCCGCCTGCTGCAGGCCGGGCGGCAATTCCAGCTGCCGGGCGGCGGCTGGCTGGTTATGGGGCGCGATGCCGCAGAGAACAAAAAGGTGAAGGAACTCAGACAGCCCGGGGATCTGGTGCTCAAAATGAAGAGTCGTCCCGGACCCACGGCCATTTTGCGGTTTGGTGATGATCCCGATGACCGGAAGCTTGCCGCAGGGCTGGTCGTCCGTTACGGCCGAAAGGTGAAGAAGGCGAATAAAGAGGCAAGGGTTATTCTCACTCAGGGACGTGAGAAATCGGAAATAATTGCATCACCACTGGATGATGTGATAATTTAA
- the recN gene encoding DNA repair protein RecN produces MLRELKITNLALIESLEIDFRNGLTVLTGETGAGKSIILQALHLLSGGRASTDWVRTGADSAVVEALFEVSSYRSEVPGILEDMGLASDDLVVIRRIILRNGKSRYYVNGGIATAGVVSRITEGLFSVASQHDHQQLLHPRYQLDFVDEVGELWHDREKLGALYEQWHRLGDELRTLQNSDRDKEQRRDFLAYQVREIEDARIYLPDDANLAEEKARLKASDDLLLLAKESSRFLEGEIHDKIGIVRKNIERMAALDKGLANAAEKIAGIGFELEDQAIVLRNYIGSISTDPAELEKVATRIDLLQQLKRKYGVSLEDVVKYGDQARKELSMLEVLDQRLDSLEREIAVIEKQLIAATESLSKERKKTAVELSKTIGIELKSLNFDQAILEIQFNDPPKDDLSQLSRAGWDRPVFMFSANPGEPAKPVAKIASGGELSRVMLALKTILSRKDKVETVIFDEVDAGISGKTAEAVARKIKGLARHHQVLCITHFPQIASCADDHFVVAKNVKGARTHSNITHLLDGEREAELARMLDGDSATEKTFAYARELLVRNRADA; encoded by the coding sequence ATGTTACGGGAATTAAAGATTACCAATCTTGCACTGATCGAATCCCTTGAGATTGATTTCAGGAATGGCCTTACCGTTCTTACCGGAGAAACCGGCGCCGGTAAATCCATCATCCTGCAGGCGTTGCACCTTCTTTCCGGGGGCAGGGCATCCACGGACTGGGTGCGGACCGGCGCTGACTCGGCGGTTGTTGAGGCATTGTTCGAGGTGTCTTCCTACAGAAGCGAGGTGCCAGGAATTCTTGAGGACATGGGCCTTGCAAGCGATGATCTGGTCGTTATCAGAAGGATAATTTTGCGCAACGGCAAGAGCAGGTATTATGTCAATGGCGGCATTGCAACTGCCGGCGTGGTGAGTCGAATTACCGAAGGACTGTTCAGCGTTGCCAGCCAGCACGACCACCAGCAGCTGCTCCACCCGCGATACCAACTGGATTTTGTCGATGAGGTTGGAGAATTATGGCATGACCGGGAAAAACTTGGCGCTCTCTATGAGCAGTGGCATCGACTGGGTGACGAGTTACGGACATTACAAAACAGCGATCGCGACAAAGAACAGCGTCGGGATTTTCTTGCCTATCAGGTTCGTGAAATAGAAGATGCGCGGATATATCTTCCGGACGATGCAAACCTTGCCGAAGAAAAAGCACGATTGAAGGCATCGGATGATCTGCTGCTTCTGGCTAAAGAAAGCAGTCGTTTCCTGGAAGGGGAAATTCACGATAAAATTGGCATAGTGCGAAAAAATATCGAGCGCATGGCTGCACTTGACAAGGGATTGGCGAATGCAGCTGAAAAGATCGCCGGTATTGGTTTTGAACTAGAGGACCAGGCGATTGTCTTGAGAAATTACATAGGTTCCATCTCCACCGATCCTGCTGAGCTTGAAAAGGTGGCGACTCGCATTGATCTCCTGCAGCAGCTCAAGCGTAAATACGGCGTCAGCCTCGAAGATGTTGTAAAATATGGAGATCAGGCCAGGAAGGAATTGTCAATGCTTGAGGTTCTTGACCAACGCCTTGATAGCCTTGAAAGGGAGATTGCAGTTATTGAAAAGCAATTAATCGCTGCGACAGAGTCTCTTTCCAAGGAGCGAAAAAAAACAGCCGTCGAACTTTCCAAAACCATAGGTATCGAGCTGAAATCGTTGAACTTTGATCAGGCCATTCTTGAGATTCAATTTAATGATCCCCCAAAAGATGATTTATCGCAATTGTCCCGGGCCGGATGGGACAGACCGGTTTTCATGTTTTCCGCAAACCCGGGTGAGCCCGCCAAGCCGGTTGCCAAAATCGCTTCAGGTGGTGAACTTTCCAGGGTGATGCTCGCCTTAAAGACAATATTATCGCGCAAGGACAAGGTCGAAACCGTCATCTTTGACGAGGTCGATGCCGGGATCAGCGGTAAAACTGCCGAAGCGGTTGCCAGGAAGATAAAGGGTCTTGCAAGGCATCACCAGGTGCTGTGCATCACCCATTTCCCACAGATCGCATCGTGCGCCGATGATCATTTTGTTGTTGCCAAGAATGTCAAAGGGGCGCGAACTCATTCGAATATCACCCATCTGCTGGATGGTGAGCGGGAGGCGGAGCTTGCCAGGATGCTTGACGGCGATTCCGCAACCGAAAAGACTTTTGCCTATGCCAGGGAACTTCTGGTGAGGAACAGAGCGGATGCATAA
- the can gene encoding carbonate dehydratase yields MRVLKHLFDNNRKWAEKVKNAAPDFFLNLSKQQNPEYLWIGCSDSRVPANEIVDMLPGEIFVHRNIANLVIHTDLNCLSVIQYAVELLNVKHIIVCGHYGCGGIRSAMDNKEHGLIDNWLRNIKDTYRYHQAKFDALQDEKEKIDLMCELNVVEQVANICHTTIVQTAWKSGQKLTVHGWIYSIEDGILKDLNVCVTGIDEIAQIHRLK; encoded by the coding sequence ATGCGAGTCTTAAAACATCTTTTTGATAACAACAGGAAATGGGCGGAAAAAGTAAAAAACGCTGCCCCTGATTTCTTTTTAAATCTCTCGAAGCAACAAAATCCTGAGTATTTATGGATTGGTTGTTCGGATAGCCGCGTCCCGGCAAATGAGATTGTTGACATGCTGCCAGGGGAAATATTCGTTCACCGGAATATCGCCAATCTCGTTATCCATACAGACCTGAACTGCCTGTCGGTAATTCAATACGCCGTAGAATTATTAAATGTAAAGCACATTATTGTCTGCGGTCATTATGGTTGCGGTGGCATTCGCTCAGCCATGGATAATAAAGAACATGGTTTAATTGATAACTGGCTTCGAAATATCAAAGATACTTATCGCTATCATCAGGCCAAATTTGACGCACTTCAAGATGAAAAAGAAAAAATTGATTTAATGTGTGAGCTCAATGTCGTTGAGCAGGTTGCCAATATATGCCACACAACAATTGTGCAGACTGCGTGGAAATCCGGCCAGAAACTGACGGTTCACGGCTGGATATACAGCATTGAAGACGGGATATTGAAAGATCTGAATGTCTGTGTCACAGGCATTGATGAAATAGCTCAGATTCACCGATTGAAATAA
- a CDS encoding DUF302 domain-containing protein yields the protein MLYIVKTNKDVETAFNDLSVSIKSHGFGILQTYDLKEKLKEKNVALANECRIIEVCNPKQAARILTENMTVSLALPCRIAVYEEHGETKIGTLRPTSLLAVFPGAEDHSAVANEVEKAILHMIDDAI from the coding sequence ATGCTCTACATTGTCAAAACAAATAAAGATGTTGAAACCGCTTTCAATGATTTAAGTGTATCCATCAAGAGTCATGGATTCGGCATTCTTCAGACGTATGACCTGAAAGAAAAACTCAAGGAGAAGAATGTTGCACTGGCCAATGAATGCCGCATTATCGAAGTGTGCAATCCCAAACAGGCGGCCAGGATTCTTACCGAAAACATGACCGTGAGTCTGGCGCTTCCCTGCAGGATCGCAGTATACGAAGAACACGGCGAGACGAAGATCGGCACTCTCCGCCCAACCAGTCTGCTTGCAGTTTTTCCCGGTGCGGAAGATCATTCAGCCGTTGCCAATGAGGTTGAAAAAGCTATTCTGCATATGATTGATGATGCAATATGA
- the mscL gene encoding large-conductance mechanosensitive channel protein MscL, with the protein MMQEFKTFAMRGNVVDMAVGIIIGGAFGKIVSSFVADVIMPPIGLLIGGVDFSKLTVIIQAAAGDVAAVTINYGKFIQTVLDFLIIAFAIFMVIKGMNTLKKKEEAAPAPPPAPSKEETLLTEIRDALLRK; encoded by the coding sequence ATGATGCAAGAATTCAAAACATTTGCGATGCGCGGTAATGTTGTGGACATGGCGGTGGGTATAATCATCGGCGGTGCCTTTGGGAAAATTGTTTCTTCTTTTGTCGCAGATGTGATTATGCCCCCTATTGGCCTACTCATCGGTGGTGTCGATTTTTCGAAACTTACGGTAATCATTCAAGCGGCGGCGGGTGACGTTGCTGCGGTGACAATTAATTACGGTAAATTCATTCAAACGGTACTTGATTTTCTGATCATTGCCTTTGCCATTTTTATGGTTATAAAAGGAATGAACACCTTAAAGAAGAAAGAGGAGGCGGCTCCTGCACCACCACCTGCGCCCTCAAAAGAAGAAACGCTGCTCACCGAAATACGGGACGCACTTCTACGGAAATAA
- a CDS encoding RNA-binding protein, which yields MRMKIYVGNLSYEVTEEDLRLACEQFGQVESSTIIKDQFSGKSKGFGFVEMASKAEGQAAIDALNGKDLKGRAINVNEARPRTDKPKNKGGFGGGRGGQGSGRGGQGGDRGGYGGGRGGQGGDRGGQGGDRGGYGGRGGQGSGRGGQGGGRGGQGQG from the coding sequence ATTAGAATGAAGATCTATGTAGGAAATTTGTCGTACGAGGTAACCGAAGAGGATTTGCGGCTGGCTTGCGAACAATTCGGGCAGGTTGAATCCTCAACCATTATAAAAGACCAGTTTAGCGGAAAATCAAAAGGATTTGGATTCGTGGAGATGGCCTCTAAGGCTGAAGGGCAGGCGGCAATTGACGCCCTGAACGGCAAAGACCTCAAAGGCAGGGCGATCAACGTCAATGAGGCTCGACCTCGTACTGATAAACCCAAAAATAAAGGCGGATTCGGCGGTGGTCGGGGCGGCCAAGGTAGTGGTCGCGGTGGCCAAGGGGGCGACCGAGGCGGATATGGTGGAGGTCGAGGCGGACAAGGTGGTGACCGAGGCGGACAAGGCGGTGACCGAGGTGGGTACGGTGGTCGTGGTGGACAGGGAAGTGGCCGAGGTGGACAGGGTGGGGGCCGAGGCGGGCAAGGGCAGGGCTGA